Genomic DNA from Desulfurobacterium indicum:
GGCAAGACTTTTAGGAAAATTTTTCACCGGCGGAAAGGTTGAAATATTTTTAACAAGACAGATAGAAAAGGATATCTGGGAGGCGATAGGGAAACCGGGGAAGAGATTAAAACCAGGGAAAAAGGTAATCTTTGATAATGAGCTGTCCTGCGAAATTCTCAAAATAGAAGATGAAGGAAAAAGGATAATCAGGTTTCATTCCCCAAAATCTACGCTTGAAAAGATATACGAAATCGGCCATGTTCCCTTACCTCCCTATATAGAAAGAGAAGATACAGAAAAAGACAAAGAAGAATATCAAACGGTCTTTGCAAAAGAAGAGGGAGCGGTAGCAGCTCCTACAGCAGGTCTTCATTTTACGGAAGAGCTTTTAAAGCAGTTGAAAGAAAAAGGAATTATCATAAAAGAAATAACGCTCCACGTGGGGCTCGGAACATTCAGACCTGTTAAGGTTAACGAAGTTGAAAAACATAAAATGCACTATGAAAGCTTTAAAATCCCGCAAGATACGGCAAAAGAGATAGAAAAAGCAAAAAGTGAAGGAAGAAGAGTAATC
This window encodes:
- the queA gene encoding tRNA preQ1(34) S-adenosylmethionine ribosyltransferase-isomerase QueA codes for the protein MKVSLFNYELPKNLIAKFPVEPRDSAKLLLLNRKTGEIEHKIFRDIKNYLKPGDVLVINNTKVIPARLLGKFFTGGKVEIFLTRQIEKDIWEAIGKPGKRLKPGKKVIFDNELSCEILKIEDEGKRIIRFHSPKSTLEKIYEIGHVPLPPYIEREDTEKDKEEYQTVFAKEEGAVAAPTAGLHFTEELLKQLKEKGIIIKEITLHVGLGTFRPVKVNEVEKHKMHYESFKIPQDTAKEIEKAKSEGRRVIAVGTTVVRTLESGFEKGGKVKILEGSTNLFIYPGYNFKVVDAIITNFHLPKSTLLMLVCAFAGREKVLNAYKEAVKHGYRFYSYGDAMFIY